The Methanococcoides sp. LMO-2 region TAAAAGACTTGCAATGAAGGACATCGGGAGACTGCCTGTTGTTTCCAGGACCGATGAAGCAAAACTACTGGGAATTATCACAAGAAGTGATGTTGTCAAATCCTACAACAAGGAAATTGTCAAGAGTGTTCATGAAAAGGACATTCAAAAATAAAGAAAAGGTCGGTCATAAAGATAACCGAAGCCACGAATTCCACTGAAAGATCAGTCCAACAACCTTGCAAGGAAATATCCTGAAGTTGTATCATAGATCTCAACATTACAGGAACTGCCTGGCCTGACAGAACCCTCAGGGATCACCACCGGTTTGTACGAACCTGTACGTGCCATCACTCCCTTTACCTTGGCATCCATGGACACGAAGACCTCGCCCTTCCAGCCTATCATCTTTTGCTTCGATGCCAGCTTGACCTCATCACAGAGGCTGTGAAGCTCACCAGACCTTTTGACAACGATCCGACTGTCGATATTGCGATATTCGAGTGCCTTTGTGAGAGGACGCGGGGTGTAGCGGGATATGTTCACCTTGTCAGGCCTGATGTCCTTTACCCATTCCAATGTCCTGTTGAAGTCCTCATCGGCCTCTCCGGGAAAACCGACAATGATATCTGTAAAAACGGTGAGCTCCGGGAAGACTTCCCTGAAGCGTGCAATGATGTCATTGGTTTCCTCTATGTTGTGGAAACGGTTCATTTTTTTCAGGACATCATTGGATGCGGACTGTATCGGCAGGTGAAGGATCTTATAGATCTTGTCCGACCTGAAGACCTCAATGAGATCATCGATGATCGGAGTTACTGAAAAGGGATTCATCATGCCCACACGGACCTTGAACTCGCCAGGGATCGCCACGATACGTTCCAGAAGTTCCGGAAGCAGAACATCCCTGTCAGTCCCGTACTGTCCGTTGTCCTGTGAGGTCAGCCATATCTCACGGCAACCTTCGGAAACGGCCATACGGACATCATCAACTATGGAATCCGCATCAAAGGACCTCAGGTTTCCCCTTGCAATTGTCACAATGCAGTAAGCACAGCTGTAATTGCAACCCTGTGATATCTGACATATGTGGATGTTCGGATTGAACCTTGAATGAGCAGTCTTAAGGAAGCCTTCCGGTTCACTGCTCAGCAGTTCCACCCTTTCACGTGAACCGCCATTGCGCGTATTCTCGATGATATTCAGGACCTTGCCGATCTTTGCGATGGAGTTCACACCAAGTATATGAGCATCAGGGTTCTTCTCAAGTATGGCTTCCAGTTGTACCTGTGGCATGCAGCCGGTGACGATCACATCCACAGCCCTGTTACCGAGATCCTCTATTTTGTGGAGGATCTTCTGCTCGGTTGCATACTTTACAGTACAGGTGTTGATAACAACAACCTCGGCATCTTTTTCAGCAACAAGCTCATGCCCGAGATACCTGACCGCTGCGATCATGATCTCGGACGAGGCCTGGTTTGCCGAGCATCCGTACGTCAGGACATGTACTTTCATTTTTTCAATTATTATAGACGCAGAGGAGTATCCTCTTTGTCACCTATGTAAATGGAATCGGTGAACTTGACAACACCGGAACTACCCATGGAGATGCTGTTCACCCTTGCATCACCGCCACCAAAGAGGTTGACCTGGTGCAGGAACTGACCCGGCGTGATACCGGATGCTGCAAAGATGACATCCTTTCCGGGAACAAGCTTGTCGGTGTCAAGTACATCATTGATGTTATCCTCGGTGATTCCCATGGTATTGAGCCTTGGCATCTTCTCTGCCTTCTCCGCTTCGATCTCTTCCTGGGATTTTCCGTTGGCGACCGTTGGAAGCACAAGCCTTGCAAGGACCTTTCCGCCAAGGATCTTCATGGCAGAAGCCGTCAGCACAGCCTCGCCTGAACCGCCTGAACCCATTACAACGTGCACGCCTGAACCCCTGATAGATGTGGACACACCTGGCATGAGGTCGCCGTCACTGACAAGACTTACACGTGCACCGGTTGCACGGATCTCCTCTATCTTGCTCTTGTGCCTTTCCCTGTCAAGGATGACCACAACAAGTTCCTCGATGTCCCTGTTCAGGGCCTTTGCGACGATCTCAAGATTGTCCTTGACCGGAGCATCGAGATCGATCTGTTCATCGGGGTGCTCTTTCTCGTATTTCACTACCTGGGAACCCACGACGATCTTGTCCATGTAGACGTCAGGACCGTGGAAGAGCCCTCCGGGTTCTGCCATTGCCATGACAGAGATGGAACCGGGAATTCCGTCTGCAGTAAGGTTCGTTCCCTCGAGAGGGTCCACTGCAATATCTACTGCAATGTCGCCTTTGCCTGTACCTACTTCCTCACCGATGTACAGCATAGGAGCTTCATCGCGCTCCCCCTCACCGATCTTGATCGTACCTTTGAAATCAAGACAGTTCAGCATTCTTCGCATGGCTTCCACAGAAACGTGATCTGCATAGTTCTTGTCCCCTCTTCCCATCTGGTAGGAAGCGGCGATAGCTGCAGCCTCGGTTACGTGAACGAGGCTAGGTAACAGGGCAGTCTCAATAGGACCTGCACTTTTCATCATGTTCTCTGCTGTCTTTGGGTGAGGCAAAATATCATCTCCGATAAATGTATGTAGTTGACTAATGTTTCAAAGCTATTAATATTTTCCACCGGTTCCATTTTCCCGGCGGAGTGGACTTATTTCAGGACATCCACAAGAGCAACGCGTTCCAGTACGAGATCAGGGATCTTTTCATCCCCGACTGCATCAAGTTCATCAGTTGTGATACAGAACTGTGAAACAATGTCAGCCTTTTTCGAATCTGAATATGGCATTACTGAAGAGGGTTCAATTGATCCGGAAAGATCGATCACGGCCCCTTCCACTGAAGCGGTTTCCCCGATAACGATGAACAGCACGTTCATCTGACCTTCCATAAGGCCGATGGAAAAAGCTTCTCCTATCTGCCGCTTTCCGGAAGCATAGCGCATGATCTCAACACCGAGGTCATTGGCAACGTTCGTACCGTTATCCATTGACCGCATGGCCTTTATGATGGCACTGTCCACATGTTCTCTGCCTGCGACCTTGTCCGCATTGACCCCCTGTATGATAACATCGTGTTCTGATGCCATTGCGGAAAGTCTTCCAAGGTACGGGCGCAGTTCATCGATGAAGATCGAACCTTCTACTAGCCGGATATCCATAGGTGTAAAGGATACCATTTTCATTCAATAAGTATAACGGTCGGGACAGGAAAATGAAAGAAAATTTGTTGGTGAAAAACGTTTTTTCCGCTTCTTTTATTTAGGTTGTCATTTATTAAACACACTATAATAGATACTATTATCAGATAATATAACCAGACATAATCGATCAGACCATTGATGCTTTTATTTTGAGGAGACCTGTGATGTACCACCTGGAATGCATAGAATGCGGTCAAAAGTATACCGATTCGGAAGTCGTCTATACCTGCAAATGTGGCGGGCTGCTCGACGTCATCTATGACTATTCTGCAATTCAACTCGATATGGAAAGGCTCCGAACAGAAGCACCATCTGTCTGGAAATACAAAGCACTATTACCTGTGGAAGGAAAGCCTGTAAGCATTCATGAAGGTGGCACACCACTCTACCGATGCGATCGCCTTGCCGAGAAGATCGGCATCAAGGAACTTTATGTAAAGCATGAAGGTCTGAACCCCAGCGGTTCTTTCAAGGACCGTGGAATGACGGTCGGGGTCACAAAGGCAATGGAGCTCGGGATGAAAACGCTTGCCTGTGCATCCACAGGAAACACATCCGCATCCCTTTCAACCTACGGTGCCAAAGCAGGACTGCCTGTCATCGTATTGCTTCCGGAAGGGAAAGTAGCTCTTGGTAAGGTCGCACAGGCATTGATACATGGTGCAAAGGTCTTAAGCATCAGGGGAAATTTTGACGAAGCAGTGGTCCTTGTACGTCAGCTTTGCGATGAAGAGAAGATCTACCTGCTCAATTCAATTAACCCATACCGTCTTGAAGGTCAGAAGACGATCGGCTATGAGATATGCGACCAGCTTGGTTTCAATGTTCCTGACAGGGTGATCGTACCTGTGGGAAATGCAGGAAATACTGCTGCTATCTACAAAGGTTTCAGGGAGTTAAGGGAACTTGGCGTCACTGAAAGCGTCCCGAAAATGACCGGGATCCAGACAGAAGGAGCATGCCCGGTAACAAAAGCATTCAAAAAGGGTGTTGAAGAGATCATTCCTGAAAAGAACCCGGAGACCATTGCAACGGCAATACGTATCGGCAACCCGGTCAATGCAAAGAAGGCCTTAAGAGCGATCTATGGATCCGGCGGATATTCAGAAGCAGTATCGGATGAAGAGCTGATAGAGGCACAAAAGGACCTTGCACAGCTTGAAGGCATAGGTGTTGAACCTGCGAGTGCTACTTCCGTGGCAGGACTTAAAAAACTTATAGATTCAGGTGTCATTGACCGTGATGAAACGGTTGTCTGTATTACAACCGGCCATCTGCTAAAGGACCCTGAAGAAGTTATTAACATATCAACAAAACCAATTACAGTGGATGCTAATATAGAAGCGGTCCGCAAGGCGGTTTTCTCCAGATAACGAAAAAATGTTGGAACGGTGTAATTCATGCAACAAGATTATAGTTCACATGATATCGAACAGAAATGGCAGCAAAAATGGAATGAGAGCGGGGTCTTTGAAGCTGAACCTGACGACCGCGAAAAGTTCTTCATAACCATCCCGTACCCATACCTGAACGGGAACCTCCATGCAGGTCACACAAGAACATTCACCATTGGTGATGTTGTTGCAAGGTACAGGAGAATGCTCGGATATAATGTCCTCTACCCAATGGGATTCCACGTAACAGGAACACCTATCGTGGGACTTGCCGAACTTATCCAGAACCAGGATCCTCAGACCATGAAGGTATATTCCCAGTTCCACGGTATACCAATGGAAACACTAACAGGACTTGATACACCAGAAAAGATCGTGGAATACTTTAGTGTGGAAGCCGAGAAAGCCATGCGTTCCATAGGATATTCCATTGACTGGAGACGCAAGTTCACCACCACCGATCCAACTTACAAGAAGTTCATTGAATGGCAGTTCAACCTCCTTTACGAAAAGAACCTTATCGTAAAGGGCTCCCACCCTGTAAAGTGGTGTCCTAATGATAACAACCCTGTGGAAGACCATGATATCCTCCACGGTGAAGAGGCAACTATCGTCGATTATACCCTTATCAAATTCAAGTACGACGATATCGTATTGCCATGTGCAACCCTAAGACCTGAGACCACATTCGGCGTGACCAACCTCTGGATCAATCCCGATCTGGAACATGTCAAGATCAAGGTGACCTTCGAAGGCAGGGAAGAGTTCTGGGTGGTCAGCAAAGAAGCATACCACAAGCTCACATTCACCGACAGGGAGGTCGAGTTCATCGAGGATGTGGACGCAAGATCACTTATCGGCATCAAGGTAAAGAACCCTCTTACAGAAGCAGAGGTCATCACACTTCCTGCATCATTCGTCAAAGGTGAGAATGGAAGCGGTATCGTCATGAGTGTCCCTTCACATGCACCTTACGATTATCTTGCTGTACGCGACCTTTATGAAGCTGACCTCAGCGAATATGGTATTACAGAGGAACTTCGCGACCTCAAGTTCATTTCACTCATTAAGGTCCCGGAGTTCGGCGATCTGCCGGCAGTGGAAGCTGTGGAGCAGTTCAATGTAAAGGACCAGAAGGACCCTAAGGCAGAGGAAGCAACAAAGATGGTCTATCGCCGTGAGTTCCACGGTGGTGTGCTTAAAGAGAACACCGGTAAGTACGCAGGAATGGCTGTCTCAAAGATCAAGGACGTACTTACAAGGGATCT contains the following coding sequences:
- a CDS encoding tRNA (N(6)-L-threonylcarbamoyladenosine(37)-C(2))-methylthiotransferase; translation: MKVHVLTYGCSANQASSEIMIAAVRYLGHELVAEKDAEVVVINTCTVKYATEQKILHKIEDLGNRAVDVIVTGCMPQVQLEAILEKNPDAHILGVNSIAKIGKVLNIIENTRNGGSRERVELLSSEPEGFLKTAHSRFNPNIHICQISQGCNYSCAYCIVTIARGNLRSFDADSIVDDVRMAVSEGCREIWLTSQDNGQYGTDRDVLLPELLERIVAIPGEFKVRVGMMNPFSVTPIIDDLIEVFRSDKIYKILHLPIQSASNDVLKKMNRFHNIEETNDIIARFREVFPELTVFTDIIVGFPGEADEDFNRTLEWVKDIRPDKVNISRYTPRPLTKALEYRNIDSRIVVKRSGELHSLCDEVKLASKQKMIGWKGEVFVSMDAKVKGVMARTGSYKPVVIPEGSVRPGSSCNVEIYDTTSGYFLARLLD
- the glpX gene encoding class II fructose-bisphosphatase; this translates as MPHPKTAENMMKSAGPIETALLPSLVHVTEAAAIAASYQMGRGDKNYADHVSVEAMRRMLNCLDFKGTIKIGEGERDEAPMLYIGEEVGTGKGDIAVDIAVDPLEGTNLTADGIPGSISVMAMAEPGGLFHGPDVYMDKIVVGSQVVKYEKEHPDEQIDLDAPVKDNLEIVAKALNRDIEELVVVILDRERHKSKIEEIRATGARVSLVSDGDLMPGVSTSIRGSGVHVVMGSGGSGEAVLTASAMKILGGKVLARLVLPTVANGKSQEEIEAEKAEKMPRLNTMGITEDNINDVLDTDKLVPGKDVIFAASGITPGQFLHQVNLFGGGDARVNSISMGSSGVVKFTDSIYIGDKEDTPLRL
- the cgi121 gene encoding KEOPS complex subunit Cgi121; amino-acid sequence: MDIRLVEGSIFIDELRPYLGRLSAMASEHDVIIQGVNADKVAGREHVDSAIIKAMRSMDNGTNVANDLGVEIMRYASGKRQIGEAFSIGLMEGQMNVLFIVIGETASVEGAVIDLSGSIEPSSVMPYSDSKKADIVSQFCITTDELDAVGDEKIPDLVLERVALVDVLK
- the thrC gene encoding threonine synthase, whose amino-acid sequence is MYHLECIECGQKYTDSEVVYTCKCGGLLDVIYDYSAIQLDMERLRTEAPSVWKYKALLPVEGKPVSIHEGGTPLYRCDRLAEKIGIKELYVKHEGLNPSGSFKDRGMTVGVTKAMELGMKTLACASTGNTSASLSTYGAKAGLPVIVLLPEGKVALGKVAQALIHGAKVLSIRGNFDEAVVLVRQLCDEEKIYLLNSINPYRLEGQKTIGYEICDQLGFNVPDRVIVPVGNAGNTAAIYKGFRELRELGVTESVPKMTGIQTEGACPVTKAFKKGVEEIIPEKNPETIATAIRIGNPVNAKKALRAIYGSGGYSEAVSDEELIEAQKDLAQLEGIGVEPASATSVAGLKKLIDSGVIDRDETVVCITTGHLLKDPEEVINISTKPITVDANIEAVRKAVFSR